One window of the Deltaproteobacteria bacterium genome contains the following:
- a CDS encoding PaaI family thioesterase → MSAPDPQALAAAMPFAVALGAEVTAATPEEVRGRLAWAPARCTSGGALHGGAIMALADTLGAICAFLNLPPGAGTSTIESKTNFFSPVRSGHVEAVTRALHVGRRTIVVQTDVRDATGRRVALVTQTQAVLVD, encoded by the coding sequence ATGAGCGCGCCGGACCCGCAGGCCCTCGCCGCCGCCATGCCGTTCGCGGTCGCCCTCGGCGCGGAGGTGACCGCCGCCACACCGGAGGAGGTGCGCGGCCGGCTCGCCTGGGCACCCGCGCGCTGCACGAGCGGCGGCGCGCTGCACGGCGGCGCGATCATGGCGCTCGCCGACACGCTGGGAGCGATCTGCGCCTTCTTGAACCTGCCGCCCGGCGCCGGCACCTCGACCATCGAGTCGAAGACGAACTTCTTCTCGCCGGTGCGGAGCGGGCACGTTGAGGCGGTGACGCGCGCGCTCCACGTCGGGCGGCGGACGATCGTCGTCCAGACCGACGTGCGTGACGCGACCGGGCGGCGGGTCGCGCTGGTGACGCAGACGCAGGCGGTGCTCGTCGACTGA
- a CDS encoding SDR family NAD(P)-dependent oxidoreductase: MLLDGKVAIVTGSGRGIGREEALLLARHGARVVVNDLGAHFDGTGAPTATPAQEVVGEIKKMGGQAIANGDSVADFKAAKRIVECALDTFGKLNIVVNNAGILRDRMIFNMAEEDWDAVVAVHLKGTFNMCRHACEYWREEHKKGNLLNGRVINTSSDAGLLGNVGQSNYGACKAAVAAMAIIIGQEMKKYGVTANAIAPVARTRLTVDATPSTAALMGAEPKPGEFDMFSPANVAPLVAWLVSDDAAGVNGQVFRVGGRSVWPMKGWHSAARLKNPEPAPWEPMKLGARIKEELAKGITAPEGMADVFAGGL; encoded by the coding sequence ATGTTACTCGACGGCAAGGTGGCGATCGTCACGGGCTCGGGCCGAGGCATCGGCCGCGAGGAGGCGCTGCTCCTGGCCAGGCACGGCGCCAGGGTGGTGGTGAACGATCTCGGCGCGCACTTCGACGGGACCGGGGCGCCGACCGCCACGCCCGCGCAGGAGGTGGTCGGGGAGATCAAGAAGATGGGTGGCCAGGCGATCGCCAACGGCGACAGCGTGGCGGACTTCAAGGCCGCCAAGCGCATCGTAGAGTGCGCGCTCGACACCTTCGGCAAGCTCAACATCGTGGTCAACAACGCCGGCATCCTGCGCGACCGGATGATCTTCAACATGGCGGAGGAGGACTGGGACGCGGTCGTGGCGGTGCACCTGAAGGGCACCTTCAACATGTGCCGCCACGCCTGTGAGTACTGGCGAGAGGAGCACAAGAAGGGGAACCTGCTGAACGGCCGCGTCATCAACACCTCCTCGGACGCCGGGCTCCTCGGCAACGTCGGGCAGAGCAACTACGGGGCGTGCAAGGCCGCGGTCGCTGCCATGGCGATCATCATCGGCCAGGAGATGAAGAAGTACGGCGTGACGGCCAACGCGATCGCGCCGGTCGCGCGCACGCGACTGACGGTCGACGCCACACCCTCCACCGCGGCCCTCATGGGCGCGGAGCCCAAGCCGGGCGAGTTCGACATGTTCAGCCCCGCCAACGTCGCGCCGCTGGTCGCCTGGCTCGTGAGCGACGACGCGGCGGGCGTGAACGGGCAGGTGTTCCGCGTGGGCGGCCGCAGCGTGTGGCCGATGAAGGGCTGGCACTCCGCGGCGCGCTTGAAGAACCCCGAGCCGGCGCCCTGGGAGCCGATGAAGCTCGGCGCGCGCATCAAGGAGGAGCTGGCGAAGGGCATCACCGCGCCCGAGGGCATGGCCGACGTCTTCGCCGGAGGGCTGTGA
- a CDS encoding GNAT family N-acetyltransferase — MIASATAATSGTSHGCCMDTPHCPVCPGESQGVVAHTLEFRPTVRRNVRSHRPRRKDRHGAAPEDVRRGTAVAQASRRRDAMRDIQPRATAGRSEFQPASFADLLRGYRFRVCTDRVAFESALDVRRRIYLGHCGYDVPVPDEYDPRSWLLLAEHVGSGEVVGTMRITPRSAGPLEAEEYFRLPRHLITPRTVEVTRFAILPEHRRSHGVMPSVSFGLFKLLINFLDEIGARQAVVCSKEERIWTYEWLCFQRTGLVAAYAKLANAQHELLAADLRDIRQRREHPLWEFVFTTSPSEILLPPPRARFGPIRYLGARPVSFAAME; from the coding sequence ATGATCGCATCGGCGACCGCCGCGACCAGCGGGACCAGCCACGGATGTTGCATGGATACACCGCATTGTCCGGTCTGCCCGGGCGAGTCTCAAGGCGTGGTCGCGCATACCCTGGAGTTCCGGCCAACGGTTCGTAGGAACGTGCGTTCACATCGGCCTCGCCGGAAGGATCGCCACGGCGCGGCCCCGGAGGACGTGAGGCGCGGCACGGCGGTTGCACAAGCGTCCCGCAGGAGGGACGCCATGCGAGACATCCAGCCGAGGGCCACGGCAGGGCGGTCGGAGTTCCAGCCCGCGTCCTTCGCGGACCTGCTTCGGGGCTACCGCTTCCGCGTGTGCACGGACCGGGTCGCTTTCGAGTCCGCGCTCGACGTCCGGCGCCGCATCTACCTGGGGCACTGCGGCTACGACGTCCCGGTGCCGGACGAGTACGATCCTCGCTCCTGGCTCCTGCTCGCCGAGCACGTGGGCTCGGGCGAGGTGGTGGGGACGATGCGCATCACGCCGCGCTCGGCCGGTCCGCTCGAGGCCGAGGAGTACTTCCGGCTTCCGCGACACCTGATCACGCCGCGCACGGTCGAGGTGACGCGCTTCGCGATCCTCCCGGAGCACCGCCGGAGCCACGGCGTCATGCCGAGCGTCTCGTTCGGTCTCTTCAAGCTGCTCATCAACTTCCTCGACGAGATCGGCGCGCGCCAGGCGGTGGTGTGCTCCAAGGAGGAGCGCATCTGGACCTACGAATGGCTCTGCTTCCAGCGCACGGGTCTGGTGGCCGCGTACGCCAAGCTCGCGAACGCGCAGCACGAGCTGCTGGCGGCAGACCTCCGCGACATCCGGCAGCGGCGCGAGCATCCCCTGTGGGAGTTCGTCTTCACCACCAGCCCGAGCGAGATCCTGCTGCCGCCGCCCAGGGCCCGGTTCGGCCCCATTCGTTACCTCGGCGCGCGGCCCGTCTCGTTCGCCGCAATGGAGTGA